A genomic region of Manihot esculenta cultivar AM560-2 chromosome 15, M.esculenta_v8, whole genome shotgun sequence contains the following coding sequences:
- the LOC110601472 gene encoding pleiotropic drug resistance protein 3, with product MAAQLVGPDEIEFAELGRSLRSSFRSHVSSFRSISSALSDRQSEGGGEIELQWAAVERLPTFTRITTALFEETGGTCENGDANKGKRIVNVAKLGAQERHMFIEKLIKHIEHDNLRLLQKLRKRIDKVGVRLPTVEVRYRNLSVEADCKVVRGSPLPTLWNTAKSILSEFVKLPWSEKDAKISILKDVSGIIKQRRMTLLLGPPGCGKTTFLLALSGKLSHSLKVTGEISYNGYKLEEFVPRKTSAYISQFDLHIPEITVRETIDFSAQFQGIGSRADIMTEVSRREKQAGIVPDPDVDAYMKAVSIEGLKSNLQTDYILKILGLDICADTMVGDGMRRGISGGQKKRMTAGEMIVGPTKALFMDEISNGLDSSTTFQIVSCLQHLAHITDATALISLLQPAPETFDLFDDVILMAEGKIVYHGPRSSICKFFEDCGFRCPERKGVADFLQEVISRKDQAQYWCRTEPYSYVSVDQFVIKFKECQLGQKLNQVLSKPFDKSESHKSSLSFNKYSLPKWELLKACTRREFLLMKRNSFIYVFKTTQLVIIAAITMTVLLRTRLAVDMLHANDYMGAIFYSLLLLLVDGFPELQMTVSRLAVFYKQKELCFYPAWAYVIPATILKVPLSFLEAVVWTSLTYYVIGFSPEAGRFFRQLLLLFVIHLTSISMFRLIASICQTMVVSTAVGSLFIVVSLLFGGFIIPKPYMPAWLDWGFWLSPLTYGEIGLCVNEFLAPRWQKIASANTTIGQQILEIRGLNYQDYFYWISIGVLIGFTVLFNFGFILALTFLKPPGRSRAIISHEKYHQLQEKIDDSNHVDKDRRLDDGNPTPNTAAKEGRMVLPFEPLTITFQHLQYYVDAPLEMRKRGFAQKKLQLLSDITGAFRPGILTALMGVSGAGKTTLMDVLCGRKTGGTIDGEISIDGYPKVQDAFARISGYCEQTDIHSPQITVEESLAYSAWLRLPSEIDRKTKSEFVNEVLEIIELDGIKDSLVGLPGMSGLSTEQRKRLTIAVELVANPSIIFMDEPTTGLDARAAAIVMRAVKNVVETGRTVVCTIHQPSIDIFEAFDELILLKTGGRTIYSGPLGQHSSSVIEYFESIPGIPKIKDNYNPATWMLEVTSKSVEAELGVDFGRIYEQSSLYKENQELVKQLSLPTPGSKELNFPTRFPQNGWEQFKACLWKHHLSYWRSPSYNLTRIVYMMTASILFGAVFWQHGKKINNQQDLFIMLGSMYTAVIFFGINNCSTVLPYVATERSILYRERFAGMYSPWAYSFAQVLVEVPYLFIIAIIYVVVVYPMVGYSMSAYKIFWAFYAMFCTLLCFNYLGMLLVSLTPNIQVASILASSAYTMLILFSGFVVPKPRIPKWWLWLYYLCPTSWILNGMLTSQFGDINKEILVFGEKKTVAAFLEDYFGFHHSFLGVIGAVLIIFPFVSASLFAYFIGKLNFQRR from the exons ATGGCAGCTCAGCTAGTAGGCCCTGACGAGATAGAGTTTGCTGAGTTAGGAAGAAGCTTAAGATCATCATTCAGAAGTCACGTGTCAAGTTTCCGCAGTATTTCATCTGCGCTTTCAGACCGTCAATCCGAAGGAGGCGGAGAAATTGAGTTGCAATGGGCTGCAGTGGAGAGATTACCCACCTTTACACGGATTACCACTGCTTTATTTGAGGAAACAGGTGGCACATGTGAAAATGGAGATGCCAATAAAGGGAAAAGAATCGTCAATGTTGCCAAACTGGGAGCTCAGGAGAGGCATATGTTCATTGAGAAACTCATCAAACACATTGAGCATGATAATCTGCGATTGTTGCAGAAACTTAGAAAAAGGATCGACAA AGTTGGTGTACGGTTGCCCACTGTGGAAGTGAGATACAGAAATCTTTCTGTTGAAGCAGATTGTAAAGTCGTTCGTGGCAGCCCTCTCCCCACCCTTTGGAACACCGCTAAGAGTATCCTTTCT GAGTTTGTCAAACTTCCATGGTCCGAAAAAGACGCCAAGATAAGCATCCTTAAAGATGTGAGCGGCATtattaagcagagaag AATGACTTTATTGCTTGGCCCCCCAGGCTGTGGTAAAACGACATTTTTGTTGGCGCTCTCTGGGAAATTGAGCCATTCGCTTAAG GTTACAGGGGAAATATCTTACAATGGTTACAAATTGGAAGAGTTTGTTCCTCGGAAAACCTCAGCTTATATAAGCCAGTTTGATCTTCACATTCCAGAGATTACTGTCAGGGAAACAATTGATTTTTCTGCTCAATTTCAGGGCATAGGAAGCCGAGCTG ACATCATGACAGAAGTCAGTAGAAGGGAGAAACAGGCAGGGATTGTTCCAGATCCTGATGTGGATGCTTATATGAAG GCGGTATCAATTGAAGGACTGAAAAGTAATCTCCAGACAGACTACATTTTAAAG ATTCTGGGACTTGATATTTGTGCTGACACAATGGTTGGAGATGGCATGAGAAGAGGCATCTCTGGTGGTCAGAAGAAAAGGATGACTGCAG GAGAGATGATTGTGGGACCTACCAAAGCACTATTCATGGATGAAATATCAAATGGCTTAGACAGTTCCACCACTTTCCAGATTGTATCTTGTCTTCAGCATTTAGCCCATATTACTGATGCTACTGCATTGATTTCACTTCTTCAGCCAGCACCAGAGACCTTCGATCTTTTTGACGATGTAATTCTGATGGCGGAAGGCAAGATTGTGTATCATGGCCCACGTTCTAGCATCTGCAAATTCTTCGAGGACTGTGGATTCAGGTGTCCTGAAAGAAAAGGTGTTGCTGACTTCCTTCAAGAG GTTATCTCCAGAAAGGATCAAGCGCAATATTGGTGTCGCACAGAACCTTACAGTTATGTTTCTGTTGACCAGTTTGTTATCAAATTCAAAGAATGCCAGCTTGGACAAAAGCTAAACCAGGTGCTCTCAAAGCCATTCGACAAGTCCGAAAGCCACAAGAGTTCTTTATCCTTTAACAAATACTCGTTACCTAAATGGGAACTGTTAAAAGCTTGCACCAGGAGGGAATTTCTGCTGATGAAGagaaattcttttatatatgTGTTTAAAACTACGCAG CTAGTGATCATTGCTGCAATAACAATGACTGTTTTGCTACGCACTAGATTGGCTGTTGACATGCTCCATGCTAATGATTACATGGGAGCTATATTCTATTCACTACTTCTATTACTTGTCGATGGATTTCCAGAGCTGCAGATGACTGTTTCAAGACTTGCAGTTTTCTATAAACAGAAAGAATTGTGCTTTTACCCTGCTTGGGCTTATGTAATTCCAGCTACAATCCTGAAAGTTCCGCTTTCATTCTTGGAAGCTGTTGTTTGGACATCTCTTACTTACTATGTTATTGGTTTCAGCCCTGAGGCTGGCAG GTTCTTCCGCCAACTTCTTCTACTTTTTGTGATACATCTGACATCAATATCCATGTTTCGCCTTATTGCCTCAATCTGCCAAACCATGGTTGTTTCAACAGCAGTTGGAAGTCTCTTCATAGTGGTATCTTTACTTTTTGGTGGTTTCATAATCCCAAAAC CCTATATGCCGGCTTGGTTGGACTGGGGATTTTGGCTTTCCCCACTGACGTATGGGGAGATAGGATTGTGCGTGAACGAATTTCTTGCTCCTCGGTGGCAAAAG ATTGCCTCTGCTAACACCACCATAGGGCAACAGATACTAGAAATCCGCGGACTAAACTATCAGGATTACTTTTACTGGATATCTATTGGGGTCCTGATAGGATTCACAGTTCTTTTCAACTTTGGTTTTATTTTGGCATTGACCTTCTTGAAAC CTCCTGGAAGATCTCGTGCCATTATTTCTCATGAAAAGTACCATCAACTTCAAGAAAAAATAGATGATAGTAATCATGTCGACAAAGACAGGAGACTTGATGATGGTAACCCTACACCTAATACAGCTGCAAAAGAAG GAAGGATGGTTTTACCTTTTGAGCCCCTTACTATAACATTTCAGCATTTGCAATACTACGTTGACGCTCCTTTG GAAATGAGAAAACGAGGTTTTGCACAGAAGAAGCTTCAGCTGCTTTCTGACATTACTGGTGCATTTAGACCTGGTATTCTGACAGCATTGATGGGTGTTAGTGGTGCTGGAAAGACAACTCTTATGGATGTTCTTTGTGGAAGGAAAACTGGTGGTACTATCGACGGAGAGATTAGCATTGATGGCTATCCAAAGGTTCAGGATGCATTTGCTAGAATATCAGGTTACTGTGAACAAACCGACATACATTCTCCACAAATTACTGTAGAAGAATCCTTGGCATACTCTGCTTGGTTGCGACTCCCTTCTGAGATCGATCGAAAAACTAAATCT GAGTTtgttaatgaagtccttgaGATTATTGAGCTTGATGGAATTAAAGATTCTCTGGTAGGATTGCCAGGAATGAGCGGTTTATCGACTGAGCAGCGTAAACGACTGACTATAGCTGTGGAGCTTGTTGCTAATCCCTCTATCATATTCATGGATGAGCCCACGACAGGTTTAGATGCCAGAGCAGCTGCCATTGTTATGAGAGCAGTGAAAAATGTGGTTGAAACAGGAAGAACGGTTGTCTGCACAATCCACCAGCCAAGTATTGACATCTTCGAGGCATTTGACGAG TTAATTTTACTGAAAACTGGAGGACGCACCATCTATTCTGGACCGCTGGGGCAGCACTCAAGCAGCGTCATTGAATATTTTGAG AGTATTCCTGGGATTCCTAAGATTAAGGACAATTATAATCCAGCaacatggatgttagaggttaCTTCTAAATCTGTGGAGGCTGAACTTGGAGTAGATTTTGGAAGAATTTATGAACAGTCCTCCTTGTACAA GGAGAATCAAGAACTAGTTAAGCAATTGAGTTTACCAACTCCTGGTTCAAAGGAATTGAATTTTCCTACCCGTTTTCCACAAAACGGTTGGGAGCAATTCAAAGCTTGTTTGTGGAAACATCACTTGTCATATTGGAGAAGTCCTTCATATAATCTGACTCGCATTGTTTATATGATGACCGCATCTATCCTATTTGGCGCAGTGTTCTGGCAGCATGGAAAGAAAAT AAACAACCAGCAAGACCTGTTCATTATGCTTGGTTCAATGTACACTGCAGTAATTTTCTTTGGCATAAACAATTGCTCAACAGTCTTACCATATGTTGCTACAGAACGGAGTATTCTATACAGGGAAAGATTTGCGGGAATGTATTCTCCTTGGGCTTATTCTTTTGCACAG GTGCTAGTGGAGGTACCATATTTattcattattgcaattatttATGTTGTCGTCGTATATCCTATGGTTGGTTATTCCATGTCTGCCTACAAGATATTCTGGGCATTCTATGCCATGTTCTGTACATTGCTATGTTTCAATTACCTGGGAATGCTGCTAGTATCATTGACACCAAATATTCAAGTTGCTTCTATTCTAGCATCATCTGCATACACAATGCTGATTTTGTTCTCCGGGTTCGTTGTGCCTAAACCA CGTATCCCCAAGTGGTGGCTTTGGCTGTATTATCTTTGTCCCACCTCTTGGATACTAAATGGTATGCTCACCTCACAATTTGGAGATATAAACAAAGAAATATTGGTGTTCGGTGAGAAAAAAACTGTAGCTGCTTTTTTAGAAGATTACTTTGGCTTTCACCACAGCTTTTTGGGAGTCATTGGTGCTGTTCTTATCATCTTCCCCTTTGTCTCTGCTTCACTTTTTGCATATTTTATAGGAAAGCTGAACTTCCAGAGAAGGTAA